A region of Argentina anserina chromosome 5, drPotAnse1.1, whole genome shotgun sequence DNA encodes the following proteins:
- the LOC126793286 gene encoding L-lactate dehydrogenase B, translated as MHKSTSASSLGPGGLDLAQAFFKPIHGAAPPSPSNRNTKISVIGAGNVGMAIAQTILTQDLADELVLVDAIPDNLRGEMLDLQHAAAFLPRTKITASIDYAITTNSDLCIVTAGARQIHGESRLNLLQRNVALFRKIIPPLAKYSPETILLIVSNPVDVLTYVAWKLSGFPSNRVVGSGTNLDSSRFRFLIADHLDVSAQDVQAYIVGEHGDSSVALWSSISVGGVPVLSFLKKQQIAYEKETLESIHKAVVDSAYEVISLKGYTSWAIGYSAAGLARSILRDQRSIHPVSVLAKGFYGVDGGDVFLSLPSQLGRSGVLGVTNVHLTDEEEQKLRESARTILEVQSQLGL; from the exons ATGCACAAAAGCACTTCTGCTTCGTCCCTCGGCCCCGGCGGCCTGGACCTTGCTCAGGCCTTCTTCAAGCCCATCCACGGCGCCGCCCCTCCCTCCCCCTCCAACCGCAACACCAAGATCTCCGTCATTGGCGCCGGCAATGTCGGCATGGCCATCGCCCAGACTATTCTCACCCAGGACCTCGCCGACGAGCTCGTCCTCGTCGATGCCATCCCCGACAACCTCCGCGGCGAGATGCTCGATCTCCAGCACGCCGCCGCCTTCCTCCCCCGCACCAAGATCACCGCCTCCATCGACTATGCCATCACCACCAACTCCGACCTCTGCATTGTCACAGCCGGCGCCCGCCAGATTCACGGCGAGTCCAGGCTTAACTTGCTCCAGAGGAACGTCGCTCTCTTCCGCAAGATCATCCCTCCGCTTGCCAAGTACTCGCCGGAGACTATTTTGCTCATTGTTTCGAATCCGGTGGATGTGTTGACCTATGTGGCCTGGAAGCTGTCCGGGTTCCCCAGCAACCGGGTTGTCGGTTCGGGTACCAATCTGGACTCCTCCCGGTTTCGGTTCCTGATCGCTGATCATCTTGACGTTAGTGCTCAGGATGTGCAG GCCTACATTGTGGGGGAGCATGGTGATAGCTCAGTGGCACTATGGTCGAGCATTAGCGTAGGGGGAGTTCCGGTGTTGAGTTTCTTAAAGAAGCAGCAGATAGCGTATGAGAAAGAAACCCTTGAGAGCATTCACAAAGCAGTGGTGGACAGTGCTTATGAGGTTATAAGTCTTAAAGGATATACTTCTTGGGCAATAGGGTACTCGGCAGCCGGATTAGCTCGGAGCATACTGAGAGACCAGAGGAGTATCCATCCGGTTTCGGTGCTTGCAAAGGGGTTCTACGGTGTTGATGGTGGGGATGTGTTCTTGAGCTTGCCGTCTCAGCTTGGAAGGAGTGGAGTTTTGGGGGTGACCAATGTGCATTTGACAGATGAAGAGGAGCAGAAGCTCAGGGAGTCGGCTAGGACCATTTTGGAGGTGCAGAGTCAGTTGGGCTTGTGA